A single window of Chloracidobacterium thermophilum B DNA harbors:
- the hisG gene encoding ATP phosphoribosyltransferase, with the protein MLTLALAKGRLQETTLARLEQAGIVLPPEQPDSRRLVLNDVRGEYRFLLVKPGDVPIYVEHGIAQAGVCGRDVLLEQEPDVYEPLDLGFGCCRLVVAGFSDMPWREANHLSKLRVATKYPRITQRHFQARATPVEIIPLSGSVELAPVLGLADCIVDIVETGRTLAENGLAVLEDIAPVSARCIVNRAAFHLARHQVTRLLEQLAPPA; encoded by the coding sequence GTGCTGACGCTTGCCCTGGCCAAAGGCCGCCTCCAGGAAACGACCCTTGCCCGGCTGGAGCAGGCCGGTATCGTGCTGCCGCCGGAGCAACCCGACAGCCGGCGGCTCGTTCTGAACGACGTGCGCGGCGAGTACCGCTTTTTGCTCGTCAAACCGGGTGACGTGCCGATTTATGTTGAACACGGCATTGCCCAGGCCGGGGTCTGCGGGCGGGATGTCCTGCTCGAACAGGAACCGGACGTGTATGAACCGCTCGATCTGGGTTTTGGCTGCTGTCGGCTCGTGGTGGCTGGCTTCTCTGACATGCCCTGGCGGGAAGCCAACCATCTGTCAAAACTCCGTGTGGCCACGAAGTACCCACGAATCACGCAGCGCCACTTTCAGGCCCGCGCCACGCCGGTGGAAATCATCCCGCTGAGTGGTTCGGTTGAGCTGGCCCCGGTGCTGGGGCTGGCCGACTGCATTGTGGATATTGTCGAAACCGGCCGCACCCTGGCCGAAAACGGGTTGGCCGTTCTGGAGGACATCGCACCGGTGAGCGCGCGTTGTATCGTCAACCGGGCAGCCTTTCACCTTGCCCGCCATCAGGTGACACGGTTGCTCGAACAACTCGCCCCGCCAGCTTGA
- a CDS encoding endonuclease/exonuclease/phosphatase family protein, translating into MHVVINQMRWRYVASVFVIGAACGLLAVYGPWQWPLSADTAAERTRTIPTVLATKTTTIYAENFNGIGSGLPPGWTVRTDATAASLGTPVSFSTTPIDWGNVSGAFKNFASANNAGFNASTPDATQNSAPDRALGIRQTGTFGDPGAAFTYQRNTTGETITAVSFNAQMLSVQPRSTTWTLQYGVGANPTSFVTLATYTDPGTWGNTNISVTLSPTQSAEVSNQPSVFFRIVALSASSGSGNRDSFGIDNFTLTSSPPPTGPIVPSCPGTVAAFQGTTAVACGLSATSTSSIINNATVFSVTPPTTGFSIVGFVPATGPGGTATATLQIANTVPTGTYSVVVRWSNNDTPPQTADCTMTVNVVAATPVTPINQIQGTGNTSPLVSTVQTTEGVVYGLRSNGFFIQTPDGSALDDGNPNTSEGLFVFTGSTPPVQIGNLVRVRGTVNEFVPAADPQQPSVTQLSGSLTIARLACSVPLPAPTVITPAIASTPSPLEPTLPLRYERFEGMRVAVQHLAVVSPTGGFINETNATSTTNGRFFGVVAEVCGSGFCADRPFREPGIRFPDTVPNGGVTGTLPPPVNVPRWDANPELLRVDSTAQPGTTALNVPSGDFDPSTPYPAIVTNLVGALDYSFRTFTILPEAANPPVFSNSGAPGVGEAIPLAVRPPTDLTIASMNLERFFDDRNDPGRSEPVLTPTAYSNRLSKFSLQVRNILRNPDVIGLQEVEAPTDNLTVVINDMAARLNADNGNPTNSNPALPFYAGYIFPTNDFGGIAVAYLVNTNRITVGSVTQVGVADTYVRPNGSTVVLNDRPPIILQGALGDFAFTVINVHQRSLNDIATGGSPVNGYPNEGYQVRHRRQVQAEFVANLIRQRQLANPNERMVVIGDFNGFQFNDGYADIYNTILGNPPTPPTSGTNDSRVVLAPTAAWNPPTPPLVSLTGTTTNSSNYSFLFDGSAQTLDQVAVTQNLSGIAFSETARVNADFPEVDRNNPLSPRRLSDHDPKRVVISVPPATPVLQNCRVALNIAEQLLAGSLCGAPNYAGDLVLRAVLTNTSTQTISNVSVQVAGLGYPDGTPTGVIVPAVNPHRLLTADGATCSSGGQAGANQSTVDGQAPIGSNTPIGTLNPRESRVITLRLALPGVRRLRFFVNVFGVGGTACPVALNEGQAPGLVMATTVPLKGTGFGFELLQDKGRLTVAPLTSGTAIPGTRFGRRR; encoded by the coding sequence ATGCACGTCGTGATAAATCAGATGCGCTGGCGTTACGTGGCGTCAGTGTTCGTGATTGGTGCGGCCTGTGGGCTGCTTGCCGTGTATGGGCCGTGGCAATGGCCGCTGAGCGCCGACACGGCCGCTGAGCGCACAAGGACCATACCGACCGTTCTGGCGACAAAAACGACAACAATCTATGCTGAAAACTTCAATGGCATCGGCAGCGGTTTGCCGCCCGGCTGGACAGTGCGGACCGATGCCACGGCAGCCTCACTTGGCACGCCGGTTTCATTTTCAACCACGCCCATAGACTGGGGAAATGTGAGCGGGGCCTTCAAAAACTTTGCCTCGGCCAACAACGCCGGTTTCAATGCCTCAACGCCCGACGCGACCCAAAACAGCGCCCCGGACCGGGCGCTGGGCATCCGGCAGACCGGAACGTTCGGCGACCCCGGCGCGGCTTTTACCTACCAGCGGAATACGACCGGGGAAACCATCACCGCTGTCAGCTTCAATGCCCAGATGCTGAGCGTCCAGCCGCGCAGCACAACCTGGACGCTGCAATACGGCGTCGGCGCAAACCCAACGTCCTTCGTAACGCTGGCCACCTACACTGACCCCGGCACGTGGGGCAACACCAACATCTCTGTGACGCTGTCGCCAACGCAATCAGCCGAGGTCAGCAACCAGCCCAGTGTCTTCTTCCGCATCGTGGCGCTGAGTGCTTCAAGCGGCTCCGGCAACCGTGACAGCTTTGGCATTGACAACTTCACCCTGACCAGCAGCCCACCGCCGACTGGGCCGATTGTGCCGTCGTGTCCGGGGACGGTGGCGGCGTTTCAGGGAACGACCGCTGTTGCCTGCGGGCTGAGCGCCACTTCCACCAGCAGCATCATTAACAACGCTACGGTCTTCAGCGTGACGCCGCCCACAACCGGCTTTTCCATCGTGGGCTTCGTCCCGGCAACCGGCCCTGGTGGCACGGCCACGGCCACCCTGCAGATTGCCAACACCGTCCCGACCGGGACCTACAGCGTCGTTGTCCGCTGGTCCAACAACGACACCCCGCCCCAAACCGCCGATTGCACGATGACGGTCAACGTCGTGGCGGCAACACCGGTCACGCCCATCAACCAGATTCAGGGGACAGGCAACACCTCGCCGCTGGTCAGCACGGTGCAGACGACCGAAGGCGTAGTGTATGGGCTGCGCAGCAACGGGTTTTTCATCCAGACGCCGGACGGCTCTGCGCTCGATGACGGCAATCCGAACACGTCCGAAGGGCTGTTTGTGTTCACGGGCAGCACGCCGCCGGTGCAGATTGGGAACCTGGTGCGGGTACGGGGTACGGTCAATGAGTTTGTCCCCGCGGCTGACCCGCAGCAGCCGTCGGTGACGCAGCTTTCGGGGTCACTGACGATTGCCCGGCTGGCGTGCAGTGTTCCCTTGCCGGCACCGACGGTCATCACTCCGGCCATTGCCAGCACGCCGTCGCCACTGGAGCCGACCCTGCCGTTGCGCTACGAGCGGTTTGAGGGGATGCGGGTGGCAGTGCAGCATCTGGCGGTGGTGTCGCCCACCGGCGGTTTCATCAATGAAACGAATGCCACATCAACGACGAACGGGCGGTTTTTTGGCGTTGTGGCGGAGGTGTGCGGCAGCGGCTTTTGCGCCGACCGTCCGTTTCGTGAGCCGGGCATCCGCTTCCCGGACACTGTTCCCAATGGCGGAGTGACGGGGACGTTGCCGCCGCCGGTCAACGTGCCGCGCTGGGATGCCAACCCGGAGTTGCTGCGGGTGGACAGCACGGCGCAACCCGGCACGACGGCGCTCAACGTGCCGTCGGGGGATTTTGACCCAAGTACGCCCTATCCGGCCATTGTGACGAATCTGGTTGGGGCGCTGGACTATAGCTTCCGCACGTTTACGATTTTGCCGGAGGCAGCCAATCCGCCGGTGTTTTCCAACAGTGGTGCGCCGGGTGTGGGTGAAGCGATTCCGCTGGCGGTACGTCCGCCGACCGACTTGACAATTGCCTCGATGAACCTGGAGCGGTTTTTTGATGACCGCAATGATCCGGGGCGGAGCGAACCGGTATTGACGCCGACGGCGTACAGCAATCGCCTCAGCAAGTTTTCGCTTCAGGTGCGGAACATTCTGCGCAACCCGGATGTGATTGGGTTGCAGGAAGTGGAAGCGCCGACGGACAACCTGACCGTTGTCATCAACGATATGGCGGCGCGGCTCAATGCAGACAATGGCAATCCCACAAACAGCAACCCGGCGCTGCCGTTCTATGCCGGTTACATCTTCCCGACGAATGACTTTGGCGGCATTGCGGTAGCCTATCTGGTCAACACCAACCGCATCACGGTCGGCAGTGTGACGCAGGTTGGGGTGGCGGACACGTATGTGCGGCCCAATGGCTCAACGGTCGTTCTCAACGACCGTCCACCGATTATTCTGCAGGGCGCGTTGGGGGATTTTGCGTTTACGGTCATCAACGTGCACCAGCGTTCGTTGAATGACATTGCCACGGGCGGTAGTCCCGTCAACGGCTATCCGAATGAGGGCTACCAGGTACGGCACAGGCGGCAGGTACAGGCGGAGTTTGTGGCAAATCTGATTCGGCAGCGGCAGCTTGCCAATCCGAACGAGCGGATGGTGGTCATTGGGGATTTCAACGGCTTCCAGTTCAACGACGGGTACGCCGACATCTACAACACGATTCTGGGCAATCCACCGACGCCGCCGACCAGCGGCACGAACGATAGCCGTGTCGTGTTGGCACCGACGGCGGCGTGGAATCCGCCGACACCGCCGCTCGTAAGCTTGACCGGGACAACGACCAACTCATCGAACTATTCCTTCCTCTTCGATGGCAGCGCACAGACGCTTGATCAGGTGGCAGTCACCCAAAACCTGTCGGGCATTGCCTTCTCTGAAACGGCGCGGGTCAACGCGGATTTCCCGGAGGTGGACCGCAACAATCCATTGTCACCCAGGCGCTTGTCTGACCACGACCCGAAGCGGGTAGTCATTTCGGTGCCACCGGCGACGCCGGTGCTTCAGAACTGCCGGGTGGCGCTCAACATCGCTGAGCAGTTATTGGCAGGTAGCCTCTGCGGAGCGCCAAACTATGCTGGCGACCTCGTGCTCAGGGCAGTTCTGACAAACACAAGCACGCAAACCATTTCAAATGTTTCCGTGCAGGTGGCAGGCCTGGGGTATCCCGACGGCACACCAACTGGCGTGATAGTGCCTGCGGTCAATCCCCATCGTCTGCTGACAGCCGATGGGGCTACGTGCAGCAGCGGCGGGCAGGCTGGCGCGAACCAGTCCACGGTTGATGGTCAGGCGCCGATTGGCAGCAACACACCAATTGGCACTCTCAATCCAAGAGAGTCGCGAGTAATAACCCTTCGTCTTGCCTTGCCAGGTGTGCGGCGGCTGCGGTTCTTTGTCAACGTCTTCGGGGTTGGCGGGACGGCCTGCCCGGTGGCGTTGAACGAAGGGCAGGCACCGGGGCTGGTGATGGCAACGACCGTGCCGCTGAAAGGGACAGGTTTCGGCTTTGAACTGCTGCAGGACAAAGGGCGGCTGACAGTAGCGCCGCTGACTTCCGGTACGGCAATACCTGGAACGCGGTTTGGTCGTCGGCGGTAG